From a single Brassica rapa cultivar Chiifu-401-42 chromosome A01, CAAS_Brap_v3.01, whole genome shotgun sequence genomic region:
- the LOC103834482 gene encoding uncharacterized protein LOC103834482: MSSPFYSPTNMQQDIGQSPPGFDNEPVPVSTYQDTEPVPLSTYHENEPNGNQPEATQQELDDFWENGFNREEAIQEPKENGKRRSVDNTSFAPGETDLNQLPPIPPVSTGQGPPYAPVDWPSPGDVWTWRVGRRVTALGFHQDRFLILPQRLQQRNVPKSFASKPALARYIQMSFPEMDADAFFASFSWKIPALFQPADKVDDAASLFEETPKEVKTEGAAPSDKEGNSRYSQRKRNPMPTFESVVEKPKATKKKKGAKTPGTTTGPQSSTKPKPSRQSSRRSSNQQSGGAVELNLQSEEEGGGPATAPNTSGRRKKRRVNVEEEDVSIPHIYVSPMNGVLAVSHEPIDVDPIEFDSYLNSLENLLHQGPEDAGTESSVLVRASSPMREYEWAEARMKISSLLEKDFPTLFTSKDAAEIAALATKLRKDPNLSAEEIVRLKLMEEIPTFSEVFQENKAVIEEADRFFSALELNKAKVASLKYEYSDLKHKLGSIQIEVDENSEAIRQIDEQMAQLQARRNELKKYIGSKEKEKVDLSYGQKMVANSIPKVVQEVQAANSKKPEWECKKENALKREEEILSKFNPLKGFFL; the protein is encoded by the exons ATGTCTTCTCCGTTTTATTCTCCGACAAATATGCAGCAAGACATCGGTCAGTCTCCTCCTGG GTTTGATAATGAACCAGTTCCAGTGAGTACCTACCAAGACACCGAGCCTGTCCCGCTCTCAACTTATCACGAAAACGAACCTAACGGTAACCAACCCGAAGCCACTCAGCAAGAGCTCGACGACTTCTGGGAAAACGGTTTCAACAGAGAAGAGGCCATTCAAGAGCCCAAGGAAAACGGAAAGAGGAGGAGCGTAGACAACACCTCTTTCGCTCCTGGTGAAACCGATCTCAACCAACTCCCACCCATCCCGCCTGTTTCAACCGGTCAAGGTCCTCCCTACGCCCCTGTTGACTGGCCTAGCCCTGGTGATGTTTGGACTTGGAGAGTCGGGAGGAGAGTGACTGCTCTTGGCTTCCATCAAGACAGGTTCTTGATTCTCCCTCAGCGGCTTCAGCAGAGGAATGTCCCAAAGTCTTTCGCCAGCAAACCTGCTCTCGCTCGTTATATCCAAATGAGTTTCCCTGAGATGGATGCTGATGCCTTCTTTGCTTCCTTTAGCTGGAAGATCCCTGCTCTCTTCCAGCCTGCTGACAAAG TTGATGATGCTGCGTCTCTCTTTGAGGAGACACCAAAGGAAGTAAAGACCGAAGGAGCTGCTCCAAGTGATAAAGAAGGAAACTCCAGATACAGCCAGAGGAAGAGGAACCCTATGCCCACGTTTGAATCCGTTGTAGAGAAACCTAAAGccaccaagaagaagaaaggcgCAAAAACTCCTGGCACCACCACTGGACCTCAATCCTCTACCAAACCGAAACCATCTCGGCAATCTTCGAGACGCTCTTCGAACCAGCAGAGCGGTGGTGCAGTGGAGTTAAACCTCCAGAGCGAGGAGGAGGGAGGTGGACCCGCTACTGCACCAAACACTAGTGGCAGGAGAAAGAAACGCAGAGTTAACGTTGAGGAGGAAGACGTTTCCATCCCTCACATCTACGTCTCTCCAATGAACGGTGTCCTCGCTGTCTCTCACGAGCCTATCGATGTCGACCCGATAGAGTTCGACAGCTACCTCAACTCTCTTGAAAACCTTCTTCACCAAGGTCCAGAAGATGCTGGAACAGAGTCCTCTGTTCTTGTAAGGGCAAGCTCTCCAATGAGAGAGTACGAATGGGCTGAAGCTCGTATGAAGATCTCGTCTCTTCTAGAGAAGGACTTCCCTACTCTGTTCACCTCCAAGGACGCTGCGGAGATAGCAGCGTTAGCGACTAAGCTGAGGAAAGATCCTAACCTCTCCGCTGAGGAGATAGTGAGGCTGAAGCTCATGGAAGAGATTCCAACGTTCAGCGAAGTGTTTCAGGAGAACAAAGCTGTGATCGAAGAAGCAGACAGGTTCTTCTCTGCGCTGGAGCTCAACAAAGCCAAAGTAGCTTCGCTTAAGTACGAGTACAGCGATCTGAAGCACAAGCTAGGGAGTATCCAGATAGAAGTCGACGAGAACTCTGAGGCGATCCGCCAGATCGATGAACAGATGGCTCAGCTTCAAGCGAGAAGGAATGAGCTGAAGAAGTACATAGGTagcaaggagaaggagaaggttgATCTGAGCTACGGACAGAAGATGGTGGCGAACTCGATTCCTAAAGTGGTGCAGGAAGTTCAAGCGGCGAACTCGAAGAAGCCTGAGTGGGAGTGCAAGAAGGAGAATGCTCTGAAGCGTGAGGAAGAGATCCTCTCTAAGTTCAATCCACTCAAAGGCTTCTTCCTCtaa
- the LOC103834498 gene encoding uncharacterized protein LOC103834498: MRVHPILNNNTLIHHHHHHNPTREPGKNLRRLPHIFNRVLELPLRSEADVSVEENPDCFRFVAETDGVRGGGGEMTAYMVEIHPGITKIVVRTNGLSLGLSLDELELDVWRFRLPETTRPELVTVACVDGALVVTVPKMVSEEDDDGGFGQGVGSGRLLLVL; encoded by the coding sequence ATGAGAGTCCATCCAATTCTTAACAACAACACATTGATCCACCACCATCATCACCACAACCCGACCCGAGAACCCGGAAAGAATCTCCGTCGCTTGCCGCACATCTTCAACCGCGTTCTCGAGCTTCCGTTGAGGTCCGAAGCAGACGTCTCCGTGGAAGAGAACCCCGATTGCTTCAGATTCGTGGCGGAGACGGACGGTGTTCGCGGCGGCGGAGGGGAGATGACGGCGTATATGGTGGAGATCCATCCGGGTATCACCAAGATCGTCGTGAGGACAAATGGGTTGTCTTTGGGTTTGTCGTTGGATGAGTTGGAGCTTGATGTCTGGCGTTTTAGGCTTCCGGAGACGACGAGGCCTGAGCTTGTTACCGTGGCTTGTGTTGATGGGGCTTTGGTTGTTACGGTTCCTAAGATGGTTTcagaggaagatgatgatggtggtTTTGGACAAGGTGTGGGAAGTGGGAGGCTACTTCTTGTTCTGTAA